The following proteins come from a genomic window of Iamia sp. SCSIO 61187:
- a CDS encoding DinB family protein has protein sequence MDERELKDDLHGYLEGARAALLWKLEGLGEYDVRRPLTPTGTNLLGLVKHNAGTHLGYFGDVFGRPHDVPLPWLAGDAEPDADMWAAADESREDILELHRRAREVADATIGELPLDAVGRVPWWGDGAVTLHHILVHVTADTQRHAGHADIVRELIDGSAGLLPGHGNLPAGDAAWWAEHRARVEAAARLATGG, from the coding sequence ATGGACGAGCGCGAGCTCAAGGACGACCTGCACGGCTACCTGGAGGGCGCCCGCGCCGCCCTGCTGTGGAAGCTGGAGGGGCTGGGTGAGTACGACGTCCGCCGCCCGCTGACCCCGACGGGCACGAACCTGCTCGGCCTGGTCAAGCACAACGCCGGCACCCACCTCGGGTACTTCGGCGACGTGTTCGGCCGGCCCCACGACGTGCCGCTCCCGTGGCTCGCCGGCGACGCCGAGCCCGACGCGGACATGTGGGCGGCGGCGGACGAGTCCCGGGAGGACATCCTCGAGCTCCACCGGCGGGCCCGCGAGGTCGCCGACGCCACGATCGGCGAGCTCCCGCTCGACGCCGTCGGCCGGGTGCCGTGGTGGGGCGACGGGGCCGTCACGTTGCACCACATCCTCGTGCACGTCACCGCCGACACCCAGCGCCACGCCGGCCACGCCGACATCGTCCGCGAGCTCATCGACGGCTCGGCCGGTCTGCTCCCGGGCCACGGCAACCTCCCGGCCGGCGACGCGGCCTGGTGGGCCGAGCACCGCGCCCGGGTCGAGGCCGCGGCCCGCCTCGCCACCGGCGGGTGA
- a CDS encoding response regulator transcription factor: protein MTTVLVVEDDPVIIDLLTLTLELEGWTVLRAKDAVSAMDVARTEVPDLVVSDVMMPGRSGLDLIADLAADEATAAVPVILLSARALAAEVAEGLSAGAVDYVTKPFDPDDLVERIQKVLDSPETRG, encoded by the coding sequence ATGACGACGGTGCTGGTGGTCGAGGACGATCCGGTGATCATCGACCTGCTCACCCTCACCCTCGAGCTCGAGGGGTGGACCGTGCTGCGGGCCAAGGACGCGGTGAGCGCCATGGACGTCGCCCGCACCGAGGTCCCCGACCTCGTGGTCAGCGACGTGATGATGCCGGGCCGCAGCGGGCTCGACCTGATCGCCGACCTGGCCGCCGACGAGGCCACCGCCGCCGTCCCGGTCATCCTCCTGTCGGCCCGGGCCCTGGCCGCCGAGGTCGCCGAGGGGCTCAGCGCCGGCGCCGTCGACTACGTCACCAAGCCGTTCGACCCCGACGACCTCGTCGAGCGCATCCAGAAGGTGCTGGACTCGCCCGAGACCCGCGGGTGA
- the lysA gene encoding diaminopimelate decarboxylase, translated as MSALPWGLLPDSAEVGPDGDLVVGGCRVADLAARFGTPLFVYDEEHLRARCREARAAFGEGVAYATKAFLCRAMARIAHEEGLHLDVATSGELHVALAAGVPADRLVFHGNNKSALELSAARAAGVGRIVVDSFDELDRIEVLHEADGVVPRVLLRVTPGVEAHTHEFIRTGQDDSKFGFTLSTGAARQALERARASAAVDVRGIHFHIGSQVFVADFFHDAVAAVAGWFNGLDLPELSVGGGAGVAYVEGESAPTITEWGAAVRQACTEAGITARVTAEPGRAIVAAAAITVYTVGTIKDLPGIRTYVAVDGGMSDNPRPVLYGSGYETFAVGRPEADRPRRVTVVGKHCESGDLLVRDARVPADLGVGDLLATPVTGAYGHSMGSNYNKVLRPAVVFVRDGEARLVVRRETPDDLLATDVG; from the coding sequence GTGAGCGCCCTCCCGTGGGGGCTGCTGCCGGACAGCGCCGAGGTCGGACCCGACGGTGACCTCGTCGTCGGCGGATGCCGCGTCGCCGACCTCGCCGCCCGGTTCGGCACGCCGCTGTTCGTCTACGACGAGGAGCACCTCCGCGCCCGCTGCCGCGAGGCGCGGGCCGCCTTCGGCGAGGGTGTCGCCTACGCCACCAAGGCCTTCCTCTGCCGGGCCATGGCCCGCATCGCCCACGAGGAGGGCCTGCACCTCGACGTCGCCACCTCCGGCGAGCTCCACGTCGCCCTGGCGGCCGGCGTCCCCGCCGACCGCCTGGTGTTCCACGGCAACAACAAGTCGGCCCTCGAGCTGTCCGCCGCCCGCGCCGCAGGGGTGGGACGGATCGTCGTCGACTCCTTCGACGAGCTCGACCGGATCGAGGTCCTCCACGAGGCCGACGGCGTCGTGCCCCGGGTCCTGCTGCGGGTGACCCCCGGGGTCGAGGCCCACACCCACGAGTTCATCCGCACCGGCCAGGACGACTCGAAGTTCGGCTTCACCCTCTCGACCGGTGCGGCCCGCCAGGCCCTGGAGCGGGCCCGGGCCAGCGCCGCCGTCGACGTGCGGGGCATCCACTTCCACATCGGCAGCCAGGTGTTCGTGGCCGACTTCTTCCACGACGCCGTCGCGGCCGTCGCCGGGTGGTTCAACGGCCTGGACCTGCCCGAGCTGTCGGTCGGAGGGGGAGCGGGCGTGGCCTACGTCGAGGGCGAGTCGGCCCCGACGATCACCGAGTGGGGCGCGGCCGTGCGCCAGGCCTGCACCGAGGCGGGCATCACCGCCCGGGTCACCGCCGAGCCCGGCCGGGCGATCGTCGCCGCCGCCGCCATCACCGTCTACACCGTCGGCACGATCAAGGACCTGCCGGGCATCCGCACCTACGTGGCCGTCGACGGCGGGATGAGCGACAACCCCCGACCGGTCCTCTACGGCAGCGGCTACGAGACCTTCGCCGTGGGCCGCCCCGAGGCCGACCGCCCCCGGCGGGTCACCGTCGTGGGCAAGCACTGCGAGTCGGGCGACCTGCTGGTCCGCGACGCCCGGGTGCCGGCCGACCTGGGCGTGGGGGACCTCCTGGCCACGCCGGTCACCGGGGCCTACGGCCACTCGATGGGCTCGAACTACAACAAGGTGCTGCGCCCGGCCGTCGTCTTCGTGCGCGACGGCGAGGCCCGCCTGGTGGTCCGCCGGGAGACCCCCGACGACCTCCTCGCCACCGACGTGGGCTGA
- a CDS encoding NAD(P)H-hydrate dehydratase produces MIPVVTPTEMGAIDAAAPEPVAVLVERAGEATFRAALGLLGGTYGRRVVVVAGKGNNGADGRSAARRLRRRGVRVVELDATDLPDELPEADLLVDAGFGTGFRGEWTPPPVPSGTPVLAVDIPSGVDGLTGEAHGRPWAAALTVTFAALKPGLLLADGPSLAGEVVVADIGLDTSTARAHVVEPADVAGWLPERARAAHKWQAAVWIVAGSPGMTGAAHLSAAGAQRAGAGYVRLSTPGLERDPGAPTEVVGIDLPEAGWADAVLADVDRVAALGVGPGLGRGDAAAAAVLALVAAAPGRPPLVVDGDGLAALAEAPGDRADGPPLVLTPHDGELSRLGGDPGAPDRIAEVRALAARRRATVLAKGPTTVVAAPDGRVLLATAGDARLATAGTGDVLTGVLTALLAQGVAPLEAAAAAAHLHGRAGALAWRRGLVASDVAAHLPAALAELPPGDDHPPKD; encoded by the coding sequence GTGATCCCGGTCGTGACCCCCACCGAGATGGGCGCCATCGACGCGGCCGCCCCCGAGCCGGTCGCGGTGCTGGTCGAGCGGGCGGGGGAGGCGACCTTCCGCGCCGCACTGGGCCTCCTCGGGGGCACCTACGGCCGGCGGGTCGTCGTCGTGGCCGGCAAGGGCAACAACGGCGCCGACGGCCGGTCGGCGGCACGCCGCCTCCGGCGGCGGGGGGTGCGGGTGGTCGAGCTCGACGCCACGGACCTGCCCGACGAGCTGCCGGAGGCGGACCTCCTCGTCGACGCCGGCTTCGGCACCGGCTTCCGCGGCGAGTGGACCCCGCCGCCGGTCCCGTCCGGCACCCCCGTCCTCGCCGTCGACATCCCCTCCGGCGTCGACGGGCTCACCGGCGAGGCCCACGGCCGCCCGTGGGCGGCCGCCCTCACCGTCACCTTCGCCGCCCTCAAGCCCGGCCTCCTCCTCGCCGACGGTCCCTCCCTCGCCGGCGAGGTCGTCGTGGCCGACATCGGCCTCGACACGAGCACCGCCCGGGCCCACGTGGTGGAGCCGGCCGACGTCGCCGGCTGGCTGCCGGAGCGGGCCCGCGCCGCCCACAAGTGGCAGGCCGCGGTCTGGATCGTGGCCGGTTCGCCGGGCATGACCGGCGCCGCCCACCTGAGCGCCGCCGGGGCCCAGCGGGCCGGCGCCGGCTACGTCCGGCTGTCGACCCCGGGCCTCGAGCGCGACCCCGGCGCCCCCACCGAGGTCGTCGGCATCGACCTGCCCGAAGCGGGCTGGGCCGACGCGGTCCTCGCCGACGTCGACCGGGTCGCCGCTCTCGGCGTCGGGCCCGGGCTGGGCCGGGGCGATGCCGCGGCGGCGGCCGTCCTGGCCCTCGTCGCCGCCGCCCCCGGCCGGCCGCCCCTCGTCGTCGACGGCGACGGCCTCGCAGCCCTCGCCGAGGCGCCCGGGGACAGGGCGGACGGGCCGCCGCTCGTGCTGACCCCCCACGACGGCGAGCTCTCCCGCCTGGGCGGCGACCCCGGCGCCCCCGACCGCATCGCCGAGGTCCGCGCCCTCGCCGCCCGACGCCGGGCGACGGTGCTGGCCAAGGGCCCGACCACCGTGGTCGCCGCCCCCGACGGACGGGTCCTCCTGGCCACCGCCGGCGACGCCCGCCTCGCCACCGCCGGGACGGGTGACGTCCTGACCGGCGTCCTCACCGCCCTGCTGGCCCAGGGGGTCGCGCCGCTGGAGGCGGCGGCCGCCGCCGCCCACCTCCACGGTCGGGCGGGGGCCCTAGCCTGGCGCCGCGGCCTGGTGGCCAGCGACGTCGCCGCCCACCTGCCCGCCGCCCTGGCGGAGCTCCCGCCCGGAGACGACCACCCCCCGAAGGACTGA
- a CDS encoding CBS domain-containing protein, with product MPVRDAMTTDVLTFAPDDTVEAAMRALVDRGIDAAPVVDGGRVVGLLSTGDLIVAEGQVHVPTVFSLLGASIELPGERKRFEEDLRRALGGTVADVMTHDPHTVGPDETLEDAATLLHTHDVSRLPVVDDDGRLLGILARGDIIRAMIAQA from the coding sequence ATGCCCGTGCGCGACGCCATGACCACCGACGTGCTGACGTTCGCGCCCGACGACACCGTCGAGGCCGCCATGCGCGCCCTCGTCGACCGGGGCATCGACGCCGCCCCCGTGGTCGACGGCGGCCGGGTGGTGGGCCTGCTCAGCACCGGGGACCTCATCGTGGCCGAGGGCCAGGTCCACGTGCCGACGGTGTTCAGCCTGCTGGGCGCCAGCATCGAGCTCCCCGGCGAGCGCAAGCGCTTCGAGGAGGACCTGCGCCGGGCCCTCGGGGGCACCGTCGCCGACGTGATGACCCACGATCCCCACACGGTGGGCCCCGACGAGACCCTCGAGGACGCGGCGACGCTGCTGCACACCCACGACGTGTCCCGCCTGCCCGTGGTCGACGACGACGGACGCCTCCTCGGCATCCTCGCCCGGGGCGACATCATCCGGGCCATGATCGCCCAGGCCTGA
- the alr gene encoding alanine racemase, with product MDARIRPSRVEVDLEAVAANVRALRALAAPTPLWAVVKADGYGHGAVPVARAALGAGAAGLAVALVEEGQALRAAGIDARVLLLSEPPVAGARAVVEAAIEPTVYSAEVIAALAAVAADADRPQAVHLKVDTGMHRVGAAPEDVVALAAAVDRAPALRLASVWTHLAVADEPERELTAVQLRRFDEAVAAVEVAGIAVPERHAANSAGLIAHPAARLDLVRAGIAIYGIAPSPEVAGMVELRPALRLVSAVSHVKTVAAGEGVSYGLRWAPEEDTVVATVPIGYADGVRRRLGGLGAEVLVGGRRRRIAGTVTMDQILVDCGPGSAVARGDEVVLIGRQGDEEITAEDWAERLGTIGYEITCGLGPRLPRTHTGNG from the coding sequence GTGGACGCCCGGATCCGGCCCAGCCGGGTCGAGGTCGACCTGGAGGCCGTCGCCGCCAACGTCCGTGCGCTGCGGGCCCTCGCCGCCCCCACCCCGCTGTGGGCGGTGGTGAAGGCCGACGGCTACGGCCACGGCGCCGTCCCGGTCGCCCGCGCCGCCCTCGGCGCCGGGGCCGCCGGGCTGGCCGTGGCCCTCGTCGAGGAGGGCCAGGCCCTCCGGGCCGCCGGGATCGACGCCCGGGTCCTGCTGCTGTCCGAGCCGCCCGTGGCCGGCGCCCGGGCCGTGGTCGAGGCCGCGATCGAGCCCACCGTCTACTCGGCCGAGGTGATCGCCGCCCTGGCCGCCGTGGCCGCCGACGCCGACCGGCCGCAGGCCGTGCACCTGAAGGTCGACACCGGCATGCACCGGGTCGGGGCCGCCCCCGAGGACGTCGTGGCCCTCGCCGCCGCCGTGGACCGGGCCCCGGCGCTCCGCCTGGCCTCGGTGTGGACCCACCTCGCCGTGGCCGACGAGCCCGAGCGCGAGCTCACCGCCGTCCAGCTCCGGCGCTTCGACGAGGCCGTCGCCGCGGTCGAGGTGGCGGGGATCGCCGTTCCCGAGCGCCACGCCGCCAACTCGGCCGGTCTCATCGCCCACCCGGCCGCTCGGCTGGACCTGGTCCGGGCGGGCATCGCCATCTACGGCATCGCCCCGTCGCCGGAGGTCGCCGGGATGGTCGAGCTGCGCCCGGCCCTCCGGCTGGTGTCGGCCGTCTCCCACGTCAAGACGGTCGCGGCGGGGGAGGGGGTCAGCTACGGCCTGCGCTGGGCGCCCGAGGAGGACACCGTGGTGGCCACCGTGCCCATCGGCTACGCCGACGGCGTGCGCCGCCGCCTCGGCGGCCTGGGGGCCGAGGTGCTCGTCGGCGGCCGCCGCCGCCGCATCGCCGGCACGGTGACGATGGACCAGATCCTGGTCGACTGCGGCCCGGGCTCCGCCGTCGCCCGCGGGGACGAGGTCGTCCTCATCGGCCGGCAGGGCGACGAGGAGATCACCGCCGAGGACTGGGCCGAGCGCCTGGGCACCATCGGCTACGAGATCACCTGCGGCCTCGGCCCCCGCCTCCCGAGGACCCACACCGGCAACGGCTAG
- a CDS encoding DNA-directed RNA polymerase subunit beta — MSARPTIRDRYSFANLDEVLELPDLIAIQRTSFAWFLAQGLANTFRDISPIKDFTETLQLELEFDPEDEDLRPEPKFSVEECKEKDMTYAAPIFVRARFMNQNTGEIKEQTVFMGDFPMMTEKGTFIINGTERVVVSQLVRSPGVIFQPGERFRLRNLSKHQLVTGTIHPYRGEWIEFDVEQKPGKDVTAGTRVARKRRLSLFVLLRALGYDEEQAPGFLEAFVREFDFLEGQWEKDRDLAPTQEEALIEIYKRARPGEPPSPESAKAYFRNAFFEPRRYDLSRVGRYKLNRKLGGELDWLEQTFPMLELDRPTRTAEVTDEGDAAPDQPVLSRCEVLAATTYLLHLVDAEPGYRLDDQDHFANRRIRSVGELIQNQVRIGLSRMERVVRERMTTQDVEAITPQSLINIRPVVAAIKEFFGTSQLSQFMDQVNPLSGLNHRRRLSALGPGGLSRERAGFEVRDVHFSHYGRMCPIETPEGPNIGLIGYLATYARVNSFGFLESPYRKVIDGKVTDEIVFLSADEEEEYVVAQANAKLNDDRTFADDRVLVRRSPQAATLGELKLQLERDVFFGATTEISAVPGTEVQMMDVSPKQIVSVATSLIPFLEHDDANRALMGANMQRQAVPLLRAEAPFIGTGIEGKAARDAADMLIAIDDGVVTEVDGTHITVEYKSKGRKVYKLLKFERSNQDTCINQRPVVSEGDKVVPGDILANGPSTDNGELALGKNLLVAFMPWEGYNFEDAIILSERLVKDDVLTSIHIHEHEIDARDTKLGPEEITRDIPNLSEDILADLDERGIIRVGAEVDGGDVLVGKVTPKGETELTPEERLLRAIFGEKAREVRDTSLKVPHGESGKVIDVRVFTRDGGHELPPGVNELVRVYVAQKRKISVGDKLAGRHGNKGVISRILPVEDMPFLADGTPVDIILNPLGVPSRMNVGQVLEAHLGYAARWGWNEVQAVRGPRPGAGDAPIRGTEAKTRPTTRPATLIATPVFDGAHWDEENQAGKHATIQQALENLVPESPYAEYGDGGRMIGSDGKTTLYNGRTGEAYDKPITVGYMYILKLAHLVDDKIHARSTGPYSMITQQPLGGKAQFGGQRFGEMEVWALEAYGAAYCLQELLTIKSDDVLGRVKVYEAIVKGENIPEPGIPESFKVLIKEMQALCLNVEVLAKSGEEIEMRELDEDVFRTAEELGIDLSRPERGSDDDDERRAAERASR; from the coding sequence TTGTCTGCTCGTCCCACCATCCGGGATCGTTACTCCTTCGCGAACCTCGACGAGGTCCTCGAGCTCCCCGACCTGATCGCCATCCAGCGAACCTCCTTCGCGTGGTTCCTGGCCCAGGGTCTGGCCAACACCTTCCGGGACATCAGTCCCATCAAGGACTTCACCGAGACGCTCCAGCTCGAGCTGGAGTTCGATCCCGAGGACGAAGACCTGCGCCCCGAGCCGAAGTTCTCGGTCGAGGAGTGCAAGGAGAAGGACATGACCTACGCCGCGCCGATCTTCGTGCGCGCCCGGTTCATGAACCAGAACACCGGTGAGATCAAGGAGCAGACCGTGTTCATGGGGGACTTCCCCATGATGACGGAGAAGGGCACCTTCATCATCAACGGCACCGAGCGCGTCGTGGTGTCGCAGCTCGTCCGCTCGCCCGGCGTGATCTTCCAGCCCGGCGAGCGCTTCCGCCTCCGCAACCTGTCGAAGCACCAGCTCGTCACCGGCACCATCCACCCCTACCGCGGTGAGTGGATCGAGTTCGACGTCGAGCAGAAGCCGGGCAAGGACGTCACCGCCGGCACCCGGGTGGCCCGCAAGCGCCGCCTCAGCCTGTTCGTCCTGCTCCGCGCCCTCGGCTACGACGAGGAGCAGGCGCCCGGGTTCCTCGAGGCCTTCGTCCGGGAGTTCGACTTCCTCGAGGGCCAGTGGGAGAAGGACCGCGACCTCGCTCCGACCCAGGAGGAGGCGCTGATCGAGATCTACAAGCGCGCCCGCCCGGGCGAGCCGCCGTCGCCGGAGTCGGCCAAGGCCTACTTCCGCAACGCCTTCTTCGAGCCCCGCCGCTACGACCTCAGCCGGGTCGGGCGCTACAAGCTGAACCGCAAGCTCGGGGGCGAGCTCGACTGGCTCGAGCAGACCTTCCCCATGCTCGAGCTGGACCGGCCCACCCGCACCGCCGAGGTCACCGACGAGGGCGACGCCGCCCCCGACCAGCCGGTGCTGTCGCGCTGCGAGGTCCTGGCGGCCACCACCTACCTCCTCCACCTGGTCGACGCCGAGCCCGGCTACCGCCTCGACGACCAGGACCACTTCGCCAACCGCCGCATCCGGTCGGTCGGCGAGCTGATCCAGAACCAGGTCCGCATCGGCCTGTCCCGCATGGAGCGGGTCGTCCGGGAGCGCATGACCACCCAGGACGTCGAGGCCATCACGCCGCAGTCCCTGATCAACATCCGGCCCGTGGTGGCGGCGATCAAGGAGTTCTTCGGGACCTCCCAGCTGTCGCAGTTCATGGACCAGGTGAACCCGCTCTCGGGCCTGAACCACCGCCGTCGCCTCTCGGCCCTCGGCCCGGGTGGCCTGAGCCGTGAGCGCGCCGGCTTCGAGGTCCGCGACGTCCACTTCAGCCACTACGGCCGCATGTGCCCCATCGAGACCCCCGAGGGTCCGAACATCGGGCTCATCGGCTACCTCGCCACCTACGCCCGGGTGAACAGCTTCGGCTTCCTCGAGTCGCCGTACCGGAAGGTCATCGACGGCAAGGTCACCGACGAGATCGTCTTCCTCTCCGCCGACGAGGAGGAGGAGTACGTCGTCGCCCAGGCCAACGCCAAGCTCAACGACGACCGCACCTTCGCCGACGACCGGGTCCTGGTCCGCCGCTCCCCGCAGGCGGCGACCCTGGGCGAGCTGAAGCTCCAGCTCGAGCGCGACGTCTTCTTCGGCGCCACCACCGAGATCTCGGCCGTCCCCGGCACCGAGGTCCAGATGATGGACGTCTCGCCCAAGCAGATCGTCTCGGTCGCCACGTCGCTCATCCCGTTCCTCGAGCACGACGACGCCAACCGTGCGCTCATGGGCGCCAACATGCAGCGCCAGGCCGTCCCGCTCCTGCGGGCCGAGGCGCCGTTCATCGGCACCGGCATCGAGGGCAAGGCCGCCCGCGACGCCGCCGACATGCTGATCGCCATCGACGACGGCGTCGTCACCGAGGTCGACGGCACCCACATCACCGTCGAGTACAAGAGCAAGGGCCGCAAGGTCTACAAGCTCCTCAAGTTCGAGCGGTCGAACCAGGACACCTGCATCAACCAGCGGCCCGTCGTCTCCGAGGGCGACAAGGTCGTCCCCGGCGACATCCTGGCCAACGGCCCCAGCACCGACAACGGCGAGCTGGCCCTGGGCAAGAACCTGCTCGTGGCCTTCATGCCGTGGGAGGGCTACAACTTCGAGGACGCCATCATCCTCAGCGAGCGCCTGGTGAAGGACGACGTGCTCACGTCGATCCACATCCACGAGCACGAGATCGACGCCCGTGACACCAAGCTCGGCCCCGAGGAGATCACCCGGGACATCCCCAACCTCTCCGAGGACATCCTCGCCGACCTCGACGAGCGCGGGATCATCCGCGTCGGCGCCGAGGTCGACGGTGGCGACGTCCTGGTCGGCAAGGTCACGCCCAAGGGCGAGACCGAGCTCACCCCCGAGGAGCGCCTCCTGCGGGCGATCTTCGGCGAGAAGGCCCGCGAGGTGCGCGACACCTCGCTGAAGGTGCCCCACGGCGAGTCCGGCAAGGTCATCGACGTCCGGGTGTTCACCCGCGACGGCGGCCACGAGCTGCCCCCCGGCGTCAACGAGCTGGTCCGGGTCTACGTGGCCCAGAAGCGCAAGATCAGCGTGGGCGACAAGCTCGCCGGCCGCCACGGCAACAAGGGCGTCATCTCCCGGATCCTCCCGGTCGAGGACATGCCGTTCCTGGCCGACGGCACCCCCGTCGACATCATCCTCAACCCCCTCGGCGTCCCGTCCCGCATGAACGTGGGCCAGGTCCTCGAGGCCCACCTCGGCTACGCCGCCCGGTGGGGCTGGAACGAGGTCCAGGCCGTCCGGGGCCCCCGCCCCGGCGCCGGCGACGCCCCCATCCGGGGCACCGAGGCCAAGACCCGCCCGACCACCCGCCCGGCCACGCTGATCGCCACCCCGGTGTTCGACGGCGCCCACTGGGACGAGGAGAACCAGGCGGGCAAGCACGCCACGATCCAGCAGGCCCTCGAGAACCTCGTCCCCGAGTCGCCCTACGCCGAGTACGGCGACGGCGGCCGCATGATCGGCTCCGACGGCAAGACGACCCTCTACAACGGGCGCACCGGCGAGGCCTACGACAAGCCCATCACCGTGGGCTACATGTACATCCTGAAGCTGGCCCACCTCGTGGACGACAAGATCCACGCCCGGTCCACCGGCCCCTACTCGATGATCACCCAGCAGCCGCTGGGCGGGAAGGCGCAGTTCGGTGGCCAGCGCTTCGGCGAGATGGAGGTGTGGGCCCTCGAGGCCTACGGCGCCGCCTACTGCCTGCAGGAGCTGCTCACGATCAAGTCCGACGACGTCCTGGGCCGGGTCAAGGTCTACGAGGCGATCGTCAAGGGCGAGAACATCCCCGAGCCCGGCATCCCCGAGAGCTTCAAGGTGCTCATCAAGGAGATGCAGGCCCTGTGCCTCAACGTCGAGGTCCTGGCCAAGTCGGGTGAGGAGATCGAGATGCGCGAGCTCGACGAGGACGTGTTCCGCACGGCCGAGGAGCTCGGCATCGACCTCTCCCGTCCCGAGCGCGGCTCCGACGACGACGACGAGCGCCGCGCCGCCGAGCGGGCCTCCCGTTGA